The genomic segment ACTCTCATTCTGGTCGAAAAAACTGCGCCCAGAGAGAGCATTTACAATTCTTAAGAACCCTTTACCTAAATCCGAACAAGGCTAAGCCATGTTTCAACTCAAAAAGTTGCAGAGAAAATATGCTGCGTTGCTACAAAAAGTAACGGCGCAGCATATCTTTCTTAATCAAAAAATCGATTTATGGAAGTTTTCGCACCCTGAACGAGCAACAATAATTGAAACAAAAAAGCACACAATCGATCGAAGCCTTCAGCAAATTAACACCTTACTCACTCAAGAGCCTGTTGATATTCCGCTGGTAAGTGAAAAAATTTCTGATGTTGAAAAGTTATTCGAATCTCTGCAAGACGACATTCAACCTCGGTGGCAATTTTTCTTCAAACTATTTTCGATTGCTATAATTATTATTTTATTATTTAAACCCTATTTTTTTAACATCACAACCGTATCCCAAGGAACGTGCGAACCCACTCTTCTGGTCGGAGATACAATCGTTGTAAATAGACTGGCTTATGTATTAAGCAGCCCACAAAGAGGCGATCTTGTATTGATTCAAAATCCACAAGAAACCGAAACGCTCTCTGATGTTCAAAGATGGTGGCAAAAATATGTAGGAATAAAAATAAATTCACTCAACCTACCAGCAAGCGCTTCAACAACAATCGCTCGAATCGTAGGGCTTTCGGGCGAAACGATCAGCGGAAAAATAGAACAAAATATTCCAACAATTTATGTTAATGAAAACAAACTTTCAGAAAACGTTATCAACCAATATCCATTAATCGCGATCAAGCAAAAAAATGTATCTATCAAAAACGATACCGCGCTGGCTCAGTTGATTAACCCTACCGTAAATAATTCATCGATCCGATGGATCTCTTTTGATGAAAATGAGTCATTTAAAAATCAACCATTTTACAAAATATCAGAATC from the Candidatus Dependentiae bacterium genome contains:
- the lepB gene encoding signal peptidase I, whose amino-acid sequence is MFQLKKLQRKYAALLQKVTAQHIFLNQKIDLWKFSHPERATIIETKKHTIDRSLQQINTLLTQEPVDIPLVSEKISDVEKLFESLQDDIQPRWQFFFKLFSIAIIIILLFKPYFFNITTVSQGTCEPTLLVGDTIVVNRLAYVLSSPQRGDLVLIQNPQETETLSDVQRWWQKYVGIKINSLNLPASASTTIARIVGLSGETISGKIEQNIPTIYVNENKLSENVINQYPLIAIKQKNVSIKNDTALAQLINPTVNNSSIRWISFDENESFKNQPFYKISESDVLINPKTTHPFYKKPYKKDSRDEFLITITEKNYWCMNDSRRNTHDSRTFGAVPQKNIIGKISGILYSIDSQEESWILELLRKPKSFFSHQMRKNRFLQRIK